In Elusimicrobiota bacterium, the genomic stretch TTATAGGAGGGTACTATCAGTATAGAAAGTTATTGGAAATATCTAGCGCAATTAATGAATCAAATAACCGGCCCTTTTATATATTAGGAGGGCACGGCCCTTCGCCCGAACCGGAATATTTTTTGAAAAAGACTCAAGCCGATGCAGTTGTTATCGGTGAAGGCGAAAACACTATTATTGAATTGTTAAAGGCTTTGGAACTAAAGACTGAATTAGCAAATGTCTGGGGTATTGCCTTTATGAGGGATGGGAAGTTTATACAGACTCCCAGGCGGCCATTGATACAAAATATAGATGAAATACCATTTCCTGCGTGGGACTTATTCCCGATGGACCATTATTCGTTATTAAAAGAACCGAATAGTAAAAACAGTGAACGCACGATGCTAATGCTATCCGGAAGGGGGTGTACGTTCAAGTGCAATTTCTGCTATAGAATGGACGAAGGTTTTAGGCCCAGGTCTTCGGAAAGCATTCTTGAAGAAATCGGAATATTGATGAGGGATTACGGGGCTTCATATATAGATTTTCAGGATGAACTGTTAATGAGTTCAGCAAAAAGAACTGTTGAATTATGCGAAAGTATTATTAAATCAAAACTAAAATTTAAATGGGCATGTAACGGCCGTTTGAACTATGCCAGGCCGGATATATTAAAACTGATGAAGGATGCGGGTTGTGCTTTTATAAATTATGGGATTGAAGCAATGGATGACGAAATTTTGAAAAACATGAATAAAGCGTTGACGGTTGAACAAATTATTA encodes the following:
- a CDS encoding radical SAM protein, whose product is MKILLVVYDNDSYISVFPLGIAYIAAVCRKAGHEVKIYNQDVYHYPESHLTNLLNTEHFDVVGVGVIGGYYQYRKLLEISSAINESNNRPFYILGGHGPSPEPEYFLKKTQADAVVIGEGENTIIELLKALELKTELANVWGIAFMRDGKFIQTPRRPLIQNIDEIPFPAWDLFPMDHYSLLKEPNSKNSERTMLMLSGRGCTFKCNFCYRMDEGFRPRSSESILEEIGILMRDYGASYIDFQDELLMSSAKRTVELCESIIKSKLKFKWACNGRLNYARPDILKLMKDAGCAFINYGIEAMDDEILKNMNKALTVEQIIKGIEATLSMGISPGFNIIFGNIGENEKTLEKGVEFLLKYDDSAQLRTIRPVTPYPGSPLYYYAIKKGLLKDCEDFYEHKHLNSDLLAINFTKLSDNEFHRLLYEANKKLLEKYFSVQLKSSLKNAEKIYLELDYSFRGFRQT